One Nomascus leucogenys isolate Asia chromosome 22a, Asia_NLE_v1, whole genome shotgun sequence DNA segment encodes these proteins:
- the LOC100603906 gene encoding LOW QUALITY PROTEIN: protein PBMUCL2 (The sequence of the model RefSeq protein was modified relative to this genomic sequence to represent the inferred CDS: inserted 1 base in 1 codon): MPGYVPLLLLLLLLRCSERGGAVNFGEKDAKVPRAWRDGVRVPGEGTSWDXDRASPEQRYGIVGLSQSISTKHPETSPKDSRIRENDITADGRTTEDHITADPGTTEDSVTADPGTTEDNVTADPGTTEGSVTADPATTKDYVTADPGTTKHSITADPGTTKDSDYVTADPGTTKDSVTADPGTTKDYVTADPGTTKHSITADPGATEDPVTADPGTTKHSITADPGTTEDSVTADPGTTEDETTKHGDTHLL, encoded by the exons ATGCCCGGCTATGTCCCCCTTCTGCTGCTCCTGCTTCTCCTGAGGTGTTCAGAACGGGGTGGGGCAGTTAATTTTGGTGAGAAGGATGCAAAAGTCCCCAGGGCCTGGAGAGATGGAGTCAGGGTCCCTGGAGAAGGAACCTCTTGGG CAGACAGGGCCAGTCCTGAGCAAAGGTACGGAATAG TAGGACTAAGCCAAAGCATTTCCACTAAGCACCCAGAGACCAGCCCTAAAGACtcaagaataagagaaaatgatATAACTGCAGATGGAAGGACCACTGAGGATCACATCACTGCAGACCCAGGGACCACTGAGGATTCTGTCACTGCAGACCCAGGGACCACTGAGGACAACGTGACTGCAGACCCAGGGACCACCGAGGGCTCTGTCACTGCAGACCCAGCAACCACCAAGGACTATGTGACTGCAGACCCAGGGACCACCAAACACTCCATCACTGCAGACCCAGGGACCACCAAGGATTCC GACTATGTGACTGCAGACCCAGGGACCACCAAGGATTCCGTCACTGCAGACCCAGGGACCACCAAGGACTATGTCACTGCAGACCCAGGGACCACCAAACACTCCATCACTGCAGACCCAGGGGCCACTGAGGACCCCGTCACTGCAGACCCAGGGACCACCAAACACTCCATCACTGCAGACCCAGGGACCACCGAGGACTCCGTCACTGCAGACCCAGGGACCACAGAAGATGAAACCACTAAACATGGTGACACTCACCTTCTGTGA